In Temnothorax longispinosus isolate EJ_2023e chromosome 2, Tlon_JGU_v1, whole genome shotgun sequence, one DNA window encodes the following:
- the LOC139808011 gene encoding uncharacterized protein — translation MYHAVIISCLIAVGCAGIVSPGYHANRETRQATTASTNPAQNNNFYYMQGFPDPTAPAPTGTSLAETEDSPSFLSRLKPYLYEFFLYSKYTSNYLLQSLGAVFLTTSAAGLICSYTSVCTYLKLAALEQSEGRRRRMVHSYSPNEYPYLNELTEIFMRAMDNYALDNVKQTREVGQ, via the exons ATGTATCACGCGGTGATCATCAGTTGTCTGATTGCTGTTGGATGTGCGGGAATCGTCTCGCCAGGATATCATGCGAACAGAGAGACCAGACAGGCAACAACTGCAAGCACGAATCCTGCGcaaaacaacaatttttattacatgcaGGGCTTTCCGGATCCGACCGCCCCCGCCCCGACAGGAACATCTCTTGCTGAGACGGAAGACAGCCCGTCATTTTTGTCCCGCTTGAAGCCTTACCTCTACGAATTTTTTCTCTACAGTAAATACACTAGCAATTATTTGTTGCAAAGTTTAGGAGCAGTCTTCCTCACCACGTCCGCTGCCGGCCTGATTTGCTCGTACACTTCGGTCTGCACTTATTTGAAATTAGCAGCTTTGGAG CAGAgtgaaggaagaagaagaagaatggTCCATTCGTACTCGCCGAACGAGTACCCATACTTGAACGAGCTCACCGAGATATTCATGAGGGCGATGGACAACTACGCCTTGGACAATGTGAAGCAAACGAGGGAAGTGGGACAATGA
- the Alpha-phers gene encoding phenylalanine--tRNA ligase alpha subunit isoform X1, with protein sequence MAKLLTDRILEHLGARGETNLLDLADEFQEDHQKIVGAAKSLETVDGLIVVKPISKKKWELTDEGRHIIEHGSHEAVVYNAVPDEGIPQAKLVKSSPYAKVGFSKAMVTGWIELDKSGDVPIVRKKVPSIVDVVQTHLKNLSSVPENIKAEYKKRKLLQEVVIKSMRLEKGPNFSTKIEKLEADLTSDLLVNGTWKDKKFKPYNFEALGAPLPIGHLHPLLKVRHEFRKIFLEMGFTEMETNNYVENSFWNFDALFQPQQHPARDAHDTFFISEPRISTKFPMEYLERVKTVHSKGAYGSQGYRYDWKLEEAQKNLLRTHTTSNSARMLYKLMEKGEFKPVKYFSIDRVFRNETLDATHLAEFHQVEGVIADYNLTLGNLIGTLYEFFSKLGITQLQFKPAYNPYTEPSMEIFCFHNGLEKWIEIGNSGMFRPEMILPMNLPPDVNVIAWGLSLERPTMIKYGLNNIRDLVGPKVDMEMVHNNPLCRLEKTSRMTRLQWKTRQHEEKSVKTQSNQETKIKQVAEHPSEKPKFVRQQLVIFCDPQYPISFILSFIRVVAPYFRVSLSTHVHSTVTNFPKKLAGFGSLYFSKGANVDISFTVIWKPIGLDPIMVLPGMHRILGMVNIARYLNRLVEQVDTNVLKYETNGPLYASKIDFYLDKIHYALHDSDRVLPMHMYKTSCYIMGKDISIIDLILENIDKCQIREKM encoded by the exons ATGGCAAAGCTGTTGACGGACCGAATTTTAGAGCATCTGGGCGCACGTGGCGAAACGAACTTGTTGGATTTGGCGGACGAATTTCAGGAGGATCATCAAAAGATCGTGGGCGCGGCCAAGAGTCTTGAGACAGTCGATGGC TTAATTGTGGTAAAACCGATTTCCAAGAAGAAATGGGAGCTTACCGACGAAGGGAGGCACATAATAGAACACGGCAGTCACGAAGCGGTCGTTTACAATGCCGTTCCTGACGAAGGTATACCCCAGGCAAAGCTCGTCAAGTCTAGCCCTTATGCCAAAGTAGGTTTCTCCAAGGCGATGGTCACTGGATGGATCGAACTCGACAAGAGCGGAGACGTTCCTATCGTACGAAAGAAGGTACCGTCCATTGTAGACGTCGTACAGACACATCTGAAGAATCTCTCAAGTGTCCCGGAAAATATTAAAGCGGAATACAAGAAGAGGAAGCTTTTGCAGGAGGT GGTGATTAAGAGTATGCGTCTTGAAAAGGGACCGAATTTTTCTACGAAGATAGAAAAGTTAGAGGCAGATTTGACGTCAGATTTATTGGTAAATGGCACTTGGAAAGACAAGAAATTCAAACCGTATAATTTTGAGGCTCTAGGTGCGCCACTTCCAATTGGACATTTACATCCATTGTTAAAAGTTCGTCATGAATTCAGGAAAATCTTTCTGGAAATGGG atttacagAAATGGAGACGAATAATTACGTAGAAAATTCTTTCTGGAATTTTGACGCTCTCTTCCAGCCGCAACAGCATCCCGCTCGTGATGCACACGACACCTTTTTCATCTCTG AACCGCGTATTAGCACAAAATTTCCCATGGAATATCTCGAAAGAGTGAAGACTGTTCATAGTAAAGGAGCTTATGGATCTCAAGGTTACAGATACGATTGGAAGTTGGAAGAGGCTCAGAAAAATTTGCTGCGCACTCATACAACGTCCAACAGCGCACGGATGTTGTATAAACTTATGGAGAAG GGAGAGTTTAAGCCGGTCAAGTACTTCAGTATTGATAGAGTATTCCGCAATGAAACTCTGGATGCGACACATCTTGCCGAGTTTCATCAGGTTGAAGGTGTCATCGCCGATTACAACCTTACTTTGGGCAATCTTATCGGTACTTTATACGAATTCTTCAGTAAACTTGGCATCACTCAGCTTCAATTCAAACCTGCGTACAATCCGTACACTGAGCCGAGTATGGAAATATTCTGTTTTCATAACGGGCTGGAGAAATGGATAGAAATCGGCAATAGCGGCATGTTTAGGCCCGAAATGATATTGCCAATGAACCTACCCCCTGATGTAAATGTCATTGCATGGGGTTTATCATTAGAAAG gCCAACAATGATTAAATATGGCTTGAACAATATACGCGATCTTGTTGGACCAAAAGTGGACATGGAAATGGTTCATAACAATCCTCTGTGTCGTTTAGagaa AACTAGCCGAATGACTCGTTTACAATGGAAAACGCGTCAGCACGAAGAAAAATCAGTTAAAACACAGTCGAATCAGGAAACGAAGATCAAGCAGGTGGCGGAACATCCTTCAGAAAAGCCAAAATTTGTTAGGCAGCAACTTGTTATTTTTTGCGATCCACAGTATCCAATTTCTTTCATCTTATCTTTCATACGAGTCGTAGCACCGTACTTTCGTGTTTCTCTGTCAACGCACGTTCATTCTACGGTGACAAACTTCCCCAAGAAGCTTGCTGGCTTTGGCTCGCTTTATTTCAGCAAGGGTGCAAACGTGGATATATCTTTCACTGTGATTTGGAAGCCTATTGGGCTTGATCCCATTATGGTGTTGCCAGGAATGCATAGAATTCTGGGGATGGTAAATATAGCACGGTATTTAAATCGTTTAGTTGAGCAGGTCGACACAAACGTATTGAAGTATGAAACGAACGGCCCACTTTACGCAagtaaaatagatttttatttagataaaatacattatgcTTTACATGACAGCGATAGAGTGCTGCCAATGCATATGTACAAGACATCTTGTTACATAATGGGAAAGGATATCTCGATAATCGATCTTATCCTTGAAAATATTGACAAGTGTCAGATAAGagagaaaatgtaa
- the Alpha-phers gene encoding phenylalanine--tRNA ligase alpha subunit isoform X2, with protein sequence MAKLLTDRILEHLGARGETNLLDLADEFQEDHQKIVGAAKSLETVDGLIVVKPISKKKWELTDEGRHIIEHGSHEAVVYNAVPDEGIPQAKLVKSSPYAKVGFSKAMVTGWIELDKSGDVPIVRKKVPSIVDVVQTHLKNLSSVPENIKAEYKKRKLLQEVVIKSMRLEKGPNFSTKIEKLEADLTSDLLVNGTWKDKKFKPYNFEALGAPLPIGHLHPLLKVRHEFRKIFLEMGFTEMETNNYVENSFWNFDALFQPQQHPARDAHDTFFISEPRISTKFPMEYLERVKTVHSKGAYGSQGYRYDWKLEEAQKNLLRTHTTSNSARMLYKLMEKGEFKPVKYFSIDRVFRNETLDATHLAEFHQVEGVIADYNLTLGNLIGTLYEFFSKLGITQLQFKPAYNPYTEPSMEIFCFHNGLEKWIEIGNSGMFRPEMILPMNLPPDVNVIAWGLSLERPTMIKYGLNNIRDLVGPKVDMEMVHNNPLCRLEK encoded by the exons ATGGCAAAGCTGTTGACGGACCGAATTTTAGAGCATCTGGGCGCACGTGGCGAAACGAACTTGTTGGATTTGGCGGACGAATTTCAGGAGGATCATCAAAAGATCGTGGGCGCGGCCAAGAGTCTTGAGACAGTCGATGGC TTAATTGTGGTAAAACCGATTTCCAAGAAGAAATGGGAGCTTACCGACGAAGGGAGGCACATAATAGAACACGGCAGTCACGAAGCGGTCGTTTACAATGCCGTTCCTGACGAAGGTATACCCCAGGCAAAGCTCGTCAAGTCTAGCCCTTATGCCAAAGTAGGTTTCTCCAAGGCGATGGTCACTGGATGGATCGAACTCGACAAGAGCGGAGACGTTCCTATCGTACGAAAGAAGGTACCGTCCATTGTAGACGTCGTACAGACACATCTGAAGAATCTCTCAAGTGTCCCGGAAAATATTAAAGCGGAATACAAGAAGAGGAAGCTTTTGCAGGAGGT GGTGATTAAGAGTATGCGTCTTGAAAAGGGACCGAATTTTTCTACGAAGATAGAAAAGTTAGAGGCAGATTTGACGTCAGATTTATTGGTAAATGGCACTTGGAAAGACAAGAAATTCAAACCGTATAATTTTGAGGCTCTAGGTGCGCCACTTCCAATTGGACATTTACATCCATTGTTAAAAGTTCGTCATGAATTCAGGAAAATCTTTCTGGAAATGGG atttacagAAATGGAGACGAATAATTACGTAGAAAATTCTTTCTGGAATTTTGACGCTCTCTTCCAGCCGCAACAGCATCCCGCTCGTGATGCACACGACACCTTTTTCATCTCTG AACCGCGTATTAGCACAAAATTTCCCATGGAATATCTCGAAAGAGTGAAGACTGTTCATAGTAAAGGAGCTTATGGATCTCAAGGTTACAGATACGATTGGAAGTTGGAAGAGGCTCAGAAAAATTTGCTGCGCACTCATACAACGTCCAACAGCGCACGGATGTTGTATAAACTTATGGAGAAG GGAGAGTTTAAGCCGGTCAAGTACTTCAGTATTGATAGAGTATTCCGCAATGAAACTCTGGATGCGACACATCTTGCCGAGTTTCATCAGGTTGAAGGTGTCATCGCCGATTACAACCTTACTTTGGGCAATCTTATCGGTACTTTATACGAATTCTTCAGTAAACTTGGCATCACTCAGCTTCAATTCAAACCTGCGTACAATCCGTACACTGAGCCGAGTATGGAAATATTCTGTTTTCATAACGGGCTGGAGAAATGGATAGAAATCGGCAATAGCGGCATGTTTAGGCCCGAAATGATATTGCCAATGAACCTACCCCCTGATGTAAATGTCATTGCATGGGGTTTATCATTAGAAAG gCCAACAATGATTAAATATGGCTTGAACAATATACGCGATCTTGTTGGACCAAAAGTGGACATGGAAATGGTTCATAACAATCCTCTGTGTCGTTTAGagaagtaa
- the LOC139808009 gene encoding uncharacterized protein: protein MESQNTVSRQSETKGFDLSAGNTWIYPENYPVRQYQYNIVQSALYRNTLVCLPTGLGKTFIAAVVMYNFWRWYPYGKIIFLAPTKPLVAQQIDACYEIMGIPSVDMIELTGAVSQKKREVAWRKKRIIFATPQVFHNDLDRSIIPSHLIKCVVIDEAHKALGKHSYCECIKILSTQNQYFRILALSATPGNKLDNVHEVIQNLHISHLELRDENSIDIIPYVNKRKVDIILVPLSDELAAFKERYITIMDRHVKFLIQCNVLRGHTANISKGRVFYLLKEFKTKTDKSGNYGQIMKILNMLLTMYHAYELMIRHGLRAFRKFYETHSDKFWMHSEDQLRDLLHDIEVYLGPFPELFPNGDVSEMPENIVFGHNKFHKLKELLEHHFNNNNSDREDTRAIVFVEYRDIVNEVYILLLQSKPIIRPQMFVGQAGQKQKQQIKALEDFRSNRVNVLISTSIGEEGLDVGEVDLIICFDVSQHSPIRLVQRMGRTGRKRDGHIIVLVTDGKEHENLKSTLSRRDSLNNKILNTSNIFSSLYDNNPRMIPDQFTPECHKIHITVLPKTPNLKGKGKRKNVNKKNEASDVKQKENLPKKGNIGQPSMMKFLTDGKCDEQNRDNTCNILTQLTQNKINPNNVKLLTDDNAGLDFLTLCAVKKSEEEMSSEAVPEMDTTYIPAPKPIKDLFNFVVPNIEILNSLAFLTEDNLTQCKDNEDENIYDANDYINVDDDNVWCTIRNEKSVDNGEIRFEDILDESSDSNEAAVSYLNHRITDMEINSINTNKASTSEMKENNEIITDTNTELSTNALEDLEPSIFENILNESFSSVEDDLEDKDDTALGNIESPNSSNVSINPRETNVTHETNVDTFHNEDNVAKTNQNLSASMKLVEPYQMKKIVSFIDEIQDIDFNSDDDISEFVKYDSNKNRSMRNSKTEESLLSITQAIGEIARGKKHLEISRTVSKEESTNEESSGWISVNTKNEIKVGKSDTSSRTDNITLSNIYCNSAAKARTVKQDRVFLDDSDEDFMITEDNAKKFNELESCYFRNSSKNLGNDICMPSTSRNSEIRNDYFDNISKNLKTENSYSDNTLKFLKPSGISTPKADRRPKLSLNRNKAQQLGLDTRVDLSFFKAPDKYVNNTEDTNLLRSCSDAPKQISSLKEKIARKNSHRLKRENNARNEFIDDEAEIDTTASSDEVFTDDEDIADFVSHTQIPQDQDMHAHYLQTIKSPIKRPGAFHFREPRSPLPDIEIYSQFSPRAQDSYVYDSFCVAGDVEPSTLAHNDSLLDKMEKELEQNRRKRSHSDKETKHSKKKKTNILNRSMSSEDEIEQLRVQVQED, encoded by the exons ATGGAGTCGCAGAATACTGTTTCGCGTCAGTCGGAGACCAAGGGATTCGATCTCTCAGCTGGAAACACCTGGATATATCCGGAAAATTATCCGGTCCGCCAGTACCAGTATAACATAGTTCAATCTGCATTATATCGCAATACCCTGGTCTGTTTACCCACCG GTTTGGGAAAGACCTTCATCGCCGCCGTTGTGATGTACAATTTCTGGAGGTGGTATCCgtatggaaaaattatatttttggcaCCAACGAAACCTCTGGTCGCTCAGCAGATCGACGCGTGCTACGAAATAATGGGGATTCCAAGCGTTGATATGATAGAATTGACAG GTGCGGTAAGTCAGAAGAAACGTGAAGTAGCCTGGCGCAAGAAGAGGATAATATTTGCCACTCCTCAAGTATTTCATAATGATCTTGACAGATCGATCATACCGAGTCATTTGATCAAGTGTGTCGTCATAGACGAAGCTCATAAGGCTCTGGGCAAACATTCGTATTGTGAg TGTATCAAGATATTATCCACGCAGAATCAGTACTTTAGGATATTAGCGCTTTCTGCTACACCTggaaataaattagataatgTTCATGAA GTAATACAGAATTTACACATTTCCCATTTGGAATTGAGAGATGAGAACTCAATTGATATAATACCATATGTTAATAAGAGGAaagtagatattattttggtGCCTCTTAGTGACGAATTAGCTGcatttaaagaaagatatattactATCATGGATCGCCACGTTAAGTTTCTTATACAATGTAACGTATTGCGAGGTCATACTGCAAACATATCTAAAGGAAGG gtattttatttgttgaaagaatttaaaacGAAGACGGACAAATCTGGAAATTATGGGCAAATTATGAAGATATTGAATATGTTGTTAACTATGTATCACGCTTATGAACTTATGATCAGGCATGGATTGCGTGCCTTCCGCAAATTTTATGAAA cTCATTCTGATAAGTTTTGGATGCATAGTGAAGATCAATTACGAGATTTATTACATGACATAGAAGTTTATCTCGGGCCGTTTCCAGAATTGTTTCCCAATGGAGATGTATCTGAG atgCCAGAGAATATCGTATTTGGacataataaatttcacaaattGAAAGAGTTGCTTGAACATCATTTTAATAACAACAATAGCGATCGAGAGGACACAAGAGCTATAGTTTTTGTCGAA TACAGAGACATAGTCAATGAGGTCTATATTTTGCTTTTGCAATCAAAACCGATAATTAGGCCACAGATGTTTGTTGGTCAAGCTGGTCAGAAGCAGAAGCAACAAATAAAAGCATTGGAAGATTTTCGGAGCAATCGTGTGAATGTGCTGATTTCAACAAGTATAG GTGAAGAAGGATTGGATGTAGGGGAAGTTGATCTGATAATATGTTTTGACGTATCACAGCATTCCCCGATAAGATTGGTTCAAAGAATGGGCAGAACAGGACGCAAACGAGATGGTCATATAATTGTTCTTGTTACAGATGGGAAGGAACACGAG AATTTGAAGTCTACCCTTTCCAGGAGGGACTCcctaaacaataaaatattgaacacaAGCAATATATTCTCTTCTTTATACGATAATAATCCTAGAATGATACCAGATCAATTTACTCCGGAATGTCATAAGATACATATTACAGTACTACCAAAAACGCCAAATCTAAAAGGTaaaggaaagaggaaaaatgttaataagaaaaatgaagCATCTGATGTGAAACAGAAAGAAA aCTTAcctaaaaaaggaaatattggTCAACCGTCAATGATGAAATTTCTTACCGATGGTAAATGCGACGAACAGAACCGGGATAATACATGCAATATTCTTACTCAGTTAACgcaaaataagataaatccTAATAATGTTAAACTGTTAACTGATGATAATGCGGGGCTCGATTTCCTGACATTATGCGCAGTAAAGAAGTCAGAGGAAGAAATGTCTTCTGAAGCTGTGCCGGAAATGGATACGACTTACATTCCTGCGCCAAAACCAATTAAAGATTTGTTCAATTTTGTAGTGCCTAATATAGAAATTCTTAATAGTTTAGCTTTCTTAACGGAAGATAATTTAACGCAATGTAAAGACAATGAAGATGAGAATATTTATGACGctaatgattatattaatgttgatGATGATAACGTTTGGTGCACTATACGAAATGAGAAGAGTGTTGATAACGGTGAAATAAGATTCGAAGATATACTTGATGAGAGTTCCGACTCGAATGAAGCAGCAGTTTCGTATCTAAACCATCGAATTACAGATATGGAGATAAATTCGATTAACACGAATAAAGCTTCTACATctgaaatgaaagaaaataatgaaattataactgACACGAACACCGAATTGTCAACTAATGCACTAGAAGACCTGGAACCTTCCATATTTGAAAACATATTAAATGAATCATTTAGTTCAGTCGAAGACGATTTAGAAGATAAGGATGATACAGCATTGGGAAATATAGAATCTCCAAATTCTTCAAACGTTTCTATTAATCCAAGAGAAACCAATGTCACGCATGAGACTAACGTTGATACTTTTCATAACGAAGATAATGTTGCTAAAACTAATCAAAATCTATCAGCATCTATGAAACTCGTTGAACCTtatcaaatgaaaaaaattgtaagttttatagatgaaatacaagatattgattttaatagcGATGATGATATAAGCGAATTTGTTAAGTATGactcaaataaaaatagatcaaTGCGTAATTCCAAAACAGAAGAGAGTTTGTTATCCATAACTCAAGCTATTGGCGAAATAGCACGAGGGAAAAAACATTTGGAAATATCAAGGACTGTAAGTAAAGAAGAATCGACTAACGAAGAAAGTAGTGGCTGGATTTCAGTCAAtactaaaaatgaaattaaagttGGGAAAAGCGATACGAGTTCGAGAACAGACAACATCAcgttatcaaatatttattgcaattctGCTGCTAAAGCACGTACTGTTAAACAAGATCGCGTTTTCCTAGATGATTCCGACGAAGACTTTATGATTACAGAGGAtaatgctaaaaaatttaatgagcTTGAAAGCTGTTATTTTCGCAACTCATCGAAAAATTTGGGAAACGATATCTGCATGCCCAGTACATCGAGAAACTCAGAAATTAGAAacgattattttgataatatatcgAAAAACTTGAAAACTGAAAACAGTTATTCCGATAAtacattgaaatttttgaaaccgTCTGGCATATCAACGCCGAAGGCTGATAGACGTCCGAAATTATCTTTGAATCGAAATAAGGCTCAGCAATTAGGTTTGGATACTCGGGTAGATTTGAGTTTCTTCAAAGCACCTGATAAATATGTGAACAACACAGAAGATACAAATCTTTTAAGATCTTGCTCTGATGCGCCAAAACAAATTTCTTCGTTGAAGGAAAAGATCGCACGGAAAAACTCACATAGGCTCAAACGTGAAAACAATGCTAGAAACGAATTTATAGATGATGAGGCGGAGATAGATACTACCGCTAGTTCGGATGAAGTCTTTACAGATGACGAGGATATCGCGGATTTCGTGAGCCATACACAAATCCCGCAAGATCAAGACATGCACGCGCATTATCTGCAAACTATTAAGAGCCCGATAAAGAGACCAGGCGCTTTTCATTTCAGGGAACCGCGGTCACCCCTTCCTGATATAGAGATCTACTCGCAGTTTTCGCCACGAGCGCAAGATTCATATGtttat gATTCATTTTGCGTTGCGGGAGACGTTGAGCCAAGCACACTCGCCCATAACGACTCGCTATTagataaaatggaaaaagaatTGGAACAAAACAGACGAAAACGTTCCCATTCCGACAAGGAAACGAAAcattctaaaaagaaaaagacgaatattttaaatcgctCTATGAGTAGCGAAGATGAAATTGAACAGCTGCGTGTACAAGTGCAGGAGGACTGA